The Kiritimatiellales bacterium genome segment CCGGTAAATCTGTGATTCATCCAGTTTTTCGAGCAGCGACTGGTTGAGCGCCAGGGCACTGCTCAGATCGTATCCGAACGGTTTTTCGACAATTACGCGTGTCCATGAGCCGGCGGACGGCGGCTGAACCAGGCCGGCGGCTTGAATCTGTGAGACGGCGGTTTGAATGAATTCCGGCGCGATGGAAAGATAGAAAAGATGATTTTCCGGCATGCCGGCGTCCAGTTTGTTCTTCAATGTGTTGTATGCGCCGGAATCGGCCAGATCGCCGCGATGATATGAAATTTTCGAACAGAAGTGTTTCAGCGACTCATCGTCCACCGGAATCCGGCTGTGTCTGCTCAATGCTTTGGCAATTAGCGCCGCAAAACTTTCGTCATCATATTCGCGCCGCGCAAACCCGATGATGGCAAAATTTTCCGGCAGGATGCCTTCGCGGAAGATGACATAAAGCGCCGGAATCAGTTTCCGGAGCGTTAAGTCGCCGGTTGCGCCGAGAATGATAAAGGTTACCGGTACGCCAATCTGCACATCAGGTGTTTTCATGAGGCAAGCATAATGCGGTTTACGCGGCGAGTAAAGACCGCAAGCCGGCGGGCGGAATTAAGGATTACGCAGTATTAAATCCTTGTCGGGTTTCAGACGGTTGAATAGGCTGTCCGCGTTAATATGAAAATTCTGAACCGTTACCTTTTCAGGTGCCTGCTGTTTCCGCTGCTGTACTGTCTGCTCGGATTCACACTCATTTTTATTATCAGCGACCTGTTTGACAATTTCAGCGACTTTCTTGAAAGCGGCATCGGATTTCTGGATATCCTCTATTATTACAGCCTGATTCTGCCGCCGGTGATTGTGCTGATTATTCCGGCCTGCCTGCTGCTCGCCGTACTTTACAGCCTGTCGCAACTCACGCGCCACAGCGAAATTATTGCCATGCGCGCCGGCGGTGTGAGCATCTACCGCATCGTCATGCCGTTCATTGGCGCCGGAATAATCGCGAGCCTCGTCACAGCCATCATCAACGAAAAAATTGCGCCGGACAGCGCGTACCGCGCCGAGCAGTTTCTCGACTATCAAAAATCGGGTCGCGATGCCGCCACATTTTTTGCGCGCAACATTGCGCTGAAAGACCGCAATCATGTCTGGATGATCGGCCGGATCGATACCCGCAACCATTCCATGTACAGCATTGAACTCATTATTCAGCGTGAGGACGGCTCCGATGCCGAAAAAATTCAGGCGGAAAAAGCGATGTGGATGGACGGCCGCTGGTGGTTCGCCGGAATCACTGTTCAGCACTATCGTGCAAACGGCGATCTGCTCGGCGCGCCGGAGATGATTTCGCACCGTGAAATGCGCGAACTGCACGAAACACCGGCGACGTTCATGGCTGAAATCAAGGATCCCCAGTTTCTTTCGTCGCAGGAGATGATCACCTATCTCAACACCAAAGAGATCACCGGCAACACGCGCACGCGTATGAAAGTGGATCTGCATGCGCGGATGTCAACGCCGCTCATCTGCATCATCGTGACACTGCTCGGCGTGCCGGTTGGCACACACACCGGCCGGCGCGGCGCGCTCGCCGGAATTATGACGGCCATGGGATTTTTCTTCGGGTTCTATCTGCTGCAGCTCGTCGCGCAGAGTCTGGGGAAACAGGAGCTTATTCCGGCGTGGCTCGGCGGCTGGCTGCCGGTACTGGTTTATTTCATTATCGGGCCGGTGTTAATTTATCGGATGCGATAATTCAGTCGAAGGTCGGAAAGTCAGAAGTCTGAAAATCATGAATGGAATAGAAAATCAGCAATGCCTCATTGATGTTCAGGATCTGGCCGTCCATTTCGGCGCGCCGGAAAATCCGGTGCGCGCGGTGGACGGCGTGAGTTTTCAGATTTTTTCCGGTGAAATTGTGGCGCTGGTCGGCGAAAGCGGCAGCGGTAAAAGCATCAGTGCGCTGGCGCTGGCAAAATTGATTCCGGAGCCGGCGGCGCGCATCGCCGGCGGAAAAATTCTGTTTCGCGGTGCCGATACGCTTGCGATGAACCATGCAGAACTGCGTACATTGCGCGGTGCAAAAATTGCCTACATTTTTCAAGAACCGGCAACATCACTTAATCCGGTGTTCACCGTCGGGTATCAGATCGGCGAGGCGATTAAACTGCACCGGCGCGGCGTACATGTAAAAACCGAAGTGAAAAAACTGTTGGCATCGGTCGGGCTGCCTGAACCGGCGCGCGCCGCGAAATCCTATCCGCATGAACTCTCCGGCGGTATGCAGCAGCGCGCCATGATTGCAATGGCGCTGGCGTGCGACCCCGATCTGCTGGTTGCCGATGAGCCGACCACCGCACTGGATGTAACCGTTCAAAAACAGATTCTCGAACTGCTGCTGCAACTGCGCGCCGAACGCGGGCTCTCCATTTTGTTAATCACGCACAACCTCGGCATTGTCGCGAACACCGCCGACCGCATCTATGTGATGCACCGCGGAAAAATCGTCGAATCCGGCGATACAAAAACAGTTTTAAAAAATCCGCAGGACGTTTACACCAAAAACCTCATTGCCGCTGTCCCCCGATTACATCATGAATGAATTACTGACAGTCGAAAATGTGGTTGTTCAATACGGCGAACTTACGGCGGTGAACGGCGTAAGTTTTTCGCTGAACGCCGGAGAAACGCTTGGGCTGGTCGGCGAGAGCGGGTGCGGTAAAAGCTCGCTCGGCCGCGCAATTCTTGGACTCGAAAAAATCTCCGGCGGTACTGTTTTATTTGCCGGACAGGAGGTGAGCCGTTTAAAAGGGCGCGCGCTGAAAAATTTCCGCCGGCAGGCGCAGATGGTGTTTCAGGATCCGTTCGGTTCGCTGAATCCGCGCATGACGGTTGGCTCGGCGATTGAAGAGGTTTTGCTGGTTCACAAAATCGGCGCGAACCGAGCGGCGTGCTACAAGAAAGCGGCGGCGCTGTTTCAGGATGTCGGACTCAGTCCGGACTGGCTGAGGCGTTATCCGCATGAATTTTCCGGCGGGCAGCGTCAGCGGATCGGAATTGCGCGCGCACTGGCGCTGGAGCCGAAACTGCTGATCGCCGACGAACCGGTTTCGGCGCTCGATGTTTCGGTGCAGGCGGAAATTATTACACTGCTCAAACGCCTGCAGCAGGAGCGCGGACTGGCTTATCTTTTTATCGGACACGATCTTGCCGTTGTTCGCGCTATGAGCGATCGTATTGCAGTGATGTATAAAGGTAAAATTGTTGAAATCGGCGATTCAGATCAGGTGTGCGAAAATCCGCAGGATACCTACACAAAAACACTGCTCTCCGCCGTGCCCGATATTGATGCGGCGCTGAAAGATGCCTAAATTGTCTTAAAAATGAGGACGTCTTATGATGAGCATGACACCGTTACGCGAAATTACCGCCGCCGCCCGCGCCGGATTAACAGGAAACTGGGGCAGGGCTATCGGAACCTGTTTGGTTTATATATTATTGCTTCAAAGCGTCGGGCAAATTCCGCTTATTTTTTATCTGATTGTTGG includes the following:
- a CDS encoding ATP-binding cassette domain-containing protein produces the protein MNELLTVENVVVQYGELTAVNGVSFSLNAGETLGLVGESGCGKSSLGRAILGLEKISGGTVLFAGQEVSRLKGRALKNFRRQAQMVFQDPFGSLNPRMTVGSAIEEVLLVHKIGANRAACYKKAAALFQDVGLSPDWLRRYPHEFSGGQRQRIGIARALALEPKLLIADEPVSALDVSVQAEIITLLKRLQQERGLAYLFIGHDLAVVRAMSDRIAVMYKGKIVEIGDSDQVCENPQDTYTKTLLSAVPDIDAALKDA
- a CDS encoding LptF/LptG family permease translates to MKILNRYLFRCLLFPLLYCLLGFTLIFIISDLFDNFSDFLESGIGFLDILYYYSLILPPVIVLIIPACLLLAVLYSLSQLTRHSEIIAMRAGGVSIYRIVMPFIGAGIIASLVTAIINEKIAPDSAYRAEQFLDYQKSGRDAATFFARNIALKDRNHVWMIGRIDTRNHSMYSIELIIQREDGSDAEKIQAEKAMWMDGRWWFAGITVQHYRANGDLLGAPEMISHREMRELHETPATFMAEIKDPQFLSSQEMITYLNTKEITGNTRTRMKVDLHARMSTPLICIIVTLLGVPVGTHTGRRGALAGIMTAMGFFFGFYLLQLVAQSLGKQELIPAWLGGWLPVLVYFIIGPVLIYRMR
- a CDS encoding ABC transporter ATP-binding protein, which codes for MNGIENQQCLIDVQDLAVHFGAPENPVRAVDGVSFQIFSGEIVALVGESGSGKSISALALAKLIPEPAARIAGGKILFRGADTLAMNHAELRTLRGAKIAYIFQEPATSLNPVFTVGYQIGEAIKLHRRGVHVKTEVKKLLASVGLPEPARAAKSYPHELSGGMQQRAMIAMALACDPDLLVADEPTTALDVTVQKQILELLLQLRAERGLSILLITHNLGIVANTADRIYVMHRGKIVESGDTKTVLKNPQDVYTKNLIAAVPRLHHE